Proteins from a genomic interval of Skermanella sp. TT6:
- a CDS encoding HAD family hydrolase gives MTLQAIIFDVDGTLAETEEEHRRAFNETFGSFGLDWHWDRRLYAELLRVTGGKERIRDYVGRHRPAEAGRVEPIVGEIHKAKTDRYVANLAEGGIALRPGVARLIREAADAGLRLAIATTTSLPNVKILLRQALGPDALGLFEVIAAGDMVAAKKPAPDVYLLALDRLGLPAEACVAIEDSYNGVMAARRAGIPTLATTSDYTRFEDLRYAMGVLSDLGEPDAPFLHLGGIGAGERCVTVEMLRRYGRSTTLSAG, from the coding sequence ATGACCCTTCAGGCGATCATCTTCGACGTCGACGGCACCCTCGCGGAAACCGAGGAGGAGCATCGCCGGGCCTTCAACGAGACCTTCGGCAGCTTCGGCCTGGACTGGCACTGGGACCGCCGGCTCTATGCCGAGTTGCTCAGGGTGACCGGCGGCAAGGAGCGCATCCGCGATTATGTCGGCCGCCACCGCCCGGCGGAGGCGGGCAGGGTGGAGCCGATCGTCGGCGAGATCCACAAGGCCAAGACCGACCGCTACGTCGCCAACCTCGCGGAGGGCGGCATAGCGCTCCGCCCCGGCGTGGCGCGGCTGATCCGGGAGGCGGCGGACGCCGGCCTGCGGCTCGCCATCGCGACCACCACCAGCCTGCCCAACGTGAAGATCCTGCTGAGGCAGGCGCTGGGGCCGGACGCCCTGGGCCTGTTCGAGGTGATCGCCGCCGGCGACATGGTGGCGGCCAAGAAGCCGGCGCCGGACGTCTACCTGCTGGCGCTCGACCGGCTCGGGCTTCCGGCGGAAGCCTGCGTCGCGATCGAGGACTCCTACAACGGCGTCATGGCGGCGCGGCGCGCCGGCATCCCGACGCTCGCCACCACCAGCGACTATACCCGCTTCGAGGACCTGCGCTACGCCATGGGCGTGCTGTCGGACCTGGGCGAGCCCGACGCGCCGTTCCTGCACCTCGGCGGCATCGGCGCCGGGGAGCGCTGCGTCACCGTCGAGATGCTGAGGCGCTACGGCCGAAGCACGACCTTGAGCGCCGGGTAG
- a CDS encoding type II toxin-antitoxin system ParD family antitoxin, with translation MTVKTSISLTDEQEAYARSLVTAGRYSSLSAVLQQGLELLRRDNEARDAEITGLRALIERRHSESFVSLEESERDIDAMLDNRRQDRADL, from the coding sequence ATGACGGTCAAGACATCGATTTCCTTGACGGATGAGCAGGAAGCATATGCCCGAAGCCTTGTGACCGCCGGTCGGTATTCCAGTCTCAGCGCGGTGCTTCAACAGGGACTCGAACTGCTCAGGCGCGACAACGAGGCGCGCGATGCGGAAATCACCGGCCTGCGGGCACTGATCGAGCGGCGCCATTCGGAAAGCTTCGTCTCTCTCGAGGAAAGCGAGCGGGACATCGACGCGATGCTTGACAACAGAAGACAAGATCGTGCGGATCTATGA
- a CDS encoding ABC transporter ATP-binding protein has product MTNSPDDLLTVENLTKHFPIKGGGVIHAVNGVSLSQRRGETIGIVGESGCGKSTLARLCLRLVEPTSGAIRFDGEDIGALPARALRTRRRDMQIIFQDPYASLDPRMSVGDIIREPLDIHGIGSRAERRAEVAQLLEKVGLPPDAARRYPHEFSGGQRQRIGIARAIALKPKLVVADEPVSALDLSIQSQVLNLLVALRAEMNLSYLFISHDLAVIRYISDRVAVMYLGRIVELADVDALYAEPAHPYTRALLSAIPQPDPERRRARTVLAGDLPNPESPPPGCPFHPRCPAAMDHCRSIEPAERNIGTPDRPHLVSCHLYG; this is encoded by the coding sequence ATGACGAACTCCCCCGACGACCTGCTGACGGTCGAGAACCTGACCAAGCATTTCCCGATCAAGGGCGGCGGCGTGATCCATGCCGTCAACGGCGTCAGCCTGAGCCAGCGCCGCGGCGAGACGATCGGCATCGTCGGCGAGTCCGGCTGCGGCAAGTCCACCCTGGCGCGGCTGTGCCTGCGGCTGGTGGAGCCTACCTCCGGCGCGATCCGGTTCGACGGCGAGGACATCGGGGCCTTGCCGGCGCGTGCGCTCCGGACCAGGCGCCGCGACATGCAGATCATCTTCCAGGACCCCTACGCCTCGCTCGACCCCCGAATGAGCGTCGGCGACATCATCCGGGAGCCGCTGGATATCCACGGCATCGGCAGCCGGGCCGAGCGCCGGGCAGAGGTCGCCCAGCTCCTGGAGAAGGTCGGGCTTCCGCCGGACGCCGCCCGGCGCTACCCGCACGAGTTCTCCGGCGGGCAGCGCCAGCGCATCGGCATCGCCCGGGCGATCGCGCTGAAGCCCAAGCTGGTCGTCGCGGACGAGCCGGTCTCCGCCCTGGACCTGTCGATCCAGTCCCAGGTGCTGAACCTGCTGGTGGCGCTGCGGGCGGAGATGAACCTGTCCTACCTGTTCATCTCCCACGACCTCGCCGTGATCCGCTACATCAGCGACCGGGTCGCGGTGATGTATCTGGGCCGGATCGTCGAGCTGGCCGACGTCGACGCGCTCTATGCCGAGCCGGCGCATCCCTACACCCGGGCGCTGCTGTCGGCGATCCCGCAACCGGACCCGGAGCGGCGTCGCGCCCGCACCGTCCTGGCCGGCGACCTGCCCAATCCGGAATCACCGCCGCCCGGCTGTCCCTTCCACCCGCGCTGCCCCGCCGCCATGGACCATTGCCGCAGCATCGAACCGGCGGAGCGGAACATCGGCACCCCGGACAGGCCGCATCTGGTGAGCTGCCATCTTTACGGGTGA